A portion of the Verrucomicrobiota bacterium genome contains these proteins:
- the cas2 gene encoding CRISPR-associated endonuclease Cas2: MLILITYDVSTVEKAGHRRLRRVAQACEDYGTRVQKSVFECQVGQKEWARLRDRLLREINADEDSLRFYFLDEKAVARTEHHGAAKPVDLTEPLIL, encoded by the coding sequence ATGTTAATCCTGATCACTTACGACGTGTCCACAGTCGAAAAAGCGGGCCACCGCCGGCTGCGTCGAGTCGCCCAGGCTTGCGAAGATTACGGAACTCGAGTCCAAAAGTCCGTCTTCGAATGCCAGGTTGGACAAAAGGAATGGGCGCGGCTCCGGGACCGGTTGCTCCGTGAGATCAACGCGGACGAAGATTCGCTTCGGTTTTATTTCCTGGATGAAAAGGCCGTAGCCCGAACTGAGCACCACGGCGCCGCCAAGCCCGTGGATCTGACGGAGCCGTTAATCCTATGA